In Cucurbita pepo subsp. pepo cultivar mu-cu-16 unplaced genomic scaffold, ASM280686v2 Cp4.1_scaffold000134, whole genome shotgun sequence, the following proteins share a genomic window:
- the LOC111783938 gene encoding protein DYAD-like produces the protein MEASSCVLDDAAEDMKLTMYLKEKQKHSSVDGAPNPASARHALPPSSAVATPCCTAEGRLEQIKVGSFYEIDHSKLSSSTPEQLRAIRIVMVSDKDEINVSLRYPSVYSLRTHFRNFENPNGKELPGLNEKYIMSSNVAGDVLYRRIPATEIAERRNSWSFWTAPSENADRDQSSTSGGEVNNAASKKGICWSELKFTGMVQWGSRRQVQYIGRHEDKKIIALSKSFEQEEAKNDSLGEGEKKTDQENGEEIFKVEDSDGKGNSLKRKRYCSRNIQKNLKKSTPEKKNGLKLRNTGKKKELKKSIDRWSVERYKLAEENMLKIMRAKGAVFGNPILRPALRAEARKLIGDTGLLDHLLKHMAGKVAPGGVDRFRRRHNADGAMEYWLESADLINIRKEVGVQDPYWTPPPGWKLGDNPTQDPICSREIKELHEEIAEIKKYILELASAKQQDISIETQPNSDVIPTSLDHEEHSLTALKGIYNELLKRKAKIEEQLIQISESLHGMEQEERGRRKQVQEGVEEEGNMVGYMVAKTEDKAAKIRRLKSGFRICKPQGTFLWPNMAMSPHSVMQQVQDDPVVVPTPPSASSTTAAPRLSLSPSPSTGPHPTSPVKPLARRPVGTTTTTTTISNLTRRPNLINLNEVPPHTQLCDLALCGTLTYQRRNPNATACHDLPNLVCGKHENDGVEGMECSGSVSSSTPSWLLMRDKWLLDLATSKSSLDPFSESE, from the exons ATGGAGGCAAGCTCGTGCGTACTTGATGATGCAGCTGAA GATATGAAATTGACGATGTACTTGAAGGAAAAGCAGAAACATAGCTCCGTAGACGGCGCACCAAACCCTGCTTCAGCCAGACATGCACTGCCACCATCTTCAGCAGTGGCTACACCGTGTTGTACCGCTG AGGGTCGCCTGGAGCAAATCAAAGTGGGTTCTTTCTATGAAATAGACCACTCGAAGCTCTCATCTTCTACGCCAGAACAACTAAGAGCAATCCGGATAGTCATG GTGAGTGACAAGGATGAAATCAATGTATCCTTGAGATACCCAAGTGTCTACTCGCTTCGCACACATTTCCGTAACTTCGAGAATCCAAATGGAAAAGAGCTTCCTGGACTAAACGAGAAGTATATAATGAGTTCAAACGTTGCTGGAGATGTACTCTACCGGAGAATACCAGCTACGGAAATTGCAGAAAGAAGGAATTCCTGGAGCTTCTGGACTGCACCGTCCGAGAACGCTGATAGAGATCAAAGCTCGACTTCGGGTGGTGAGGTCAACAATGCAGCTTCTAAGAAGGGGATTTGCTGGTCAGAACTCAAGTTCACTGGGATGGTCCAGTGGGGTAGCCGGCGGCAAGTTCAATACATAGGTCGACACGAAGATAAAAAGATTATAGCTTTGTCGAAATCATTTGAAcaagaagaagcaaaaaatGATAGTTTAGGggaaggggaaaagaaaacagatcAGGAGAATGGGGAAGAAATATTTAAGGTGGAAGACTCGGACGGGAAAGGGAACAGCCTCAAGAGAAAGCGCTATTGCTCTAGAAATATTCAGAAGAATCTCAAGAAATCAActcctgaaaagaaaaatgggctAAAACTTCGTAATACTGGTAAGAAAAAAGAGCTGAAGAAATCCATTGATAGATGGTCCGTGGAAAG ATATAAATTGGCGGAGGAGAACATGCTGAAGATTATGAGGGCCAAAGGAGCAGTCTTTGGGAACCCAATTCTAAGGCCAGCCTTGAGAGCTGAAGCTCGAAAGCTGATTGGTGATACGGGTTTGCTGGACCATCTACTGAAGCACATGGCCGGCAAGGTGGCACCTGGTGGAGTTGACAGATTCCGTCGCCGACATAATGCCGATGGTGCAATGGAATATTGGCTGGAGAGTGCTGATTTGATAAATATCAGAAAGGAGGTTGGAGTGCAGGATCCATATTGGACACCGCCGCCTGGATGGAAGCTGGGTGATAACCCTACTCAGGATCCCATTTGTTCCAGGGAGATCAAGGAGCTCCACGAGGAGATTGCCGAAATTAAGAA ATATATCCTAGAACTGGCATCTGCAAAGCAACAAGATATAAGTATCGAGACGCAACCGAATTCCGATGTTATTCCTACGAGTCTGGACCATGAAGAACATTCCTTGACTGCATTAAAG GGAATCTACAACGAATTGTTGAAGAGAAAAGCCAAAATCGAGGAACAGCTAATACAAATTTCAGAATCACTGCATGGAATGGAG CaggaagagagaggaagaagaaaacaagtgCAGGAGGGGGTGGAAGAAGAGGGTAATATGGTGGGATACATGGTCGCAAAAACAGAGGACAAGGCAGCGAAGATCCGAAGGCTAAAGAGTGGGTTCAGGATTTGCAAACCACAGGGTACGTTTCTATGGCCAAACATGGCAATGTCCCCTCACTCTGTAATGCAGCAGGTGCAGGATGACCCCGTTGTGGTCCCAACGCCACCTTCAGCTTCCTCAACCACGGCCGCACCACGCCTCTCACTTTCACCCTCACCCTCAACTGGGCCCCACCCCACATCCCCTGTAAAGCCGTTGGCCAGGCGTCCAGTCggcaccaccaccaccaccaccacgaTCTCAAATCTCACGAGAAGGCCTAATCTCATCAACCTTAATGAGGTTCCTCCTCACACCCAACTTTGCGACCTTGCACTCTGTGGGACACTGACCTACCAAAGAAGGAACCCCAACGCCACTGCCTGCCATGATTTGCCAAAT TTGGTATGTGGAAAGCATGAGAATGACGGCGTAGAAGGGATGGAATGCTCGGGCTCCGTTTCCTCCTCCACTCCTTCGTGGTTGTTGATGAGAGATAAGTGGCTGTTGGATCTTGCAACTTCTAAATCATCTCTGGATCCATTTTCTGAAAGCGAGTga
- the LOC111783974 gene encoding uncharacterized protein LOC111783974 produces MFLPRISSQFNCELRLLLPSSRLFHCNSIVSQHFFYRIPSSPNCSSETHRCDLKLGAENFIARAISSRAESSAPEMVKAIRVHEVGGPEVLKWEDVDIGEPKEGEVRVRNKAIGLNFIDVYFRKGDYKAATMPFTPGMEAAGVVTAVGPGVNDRKVGDLVAYAGNPMGSYSEEQILPADKVVPVPPSVDPIIAASVMLKGMTAQFLLRRCYKVEPGNIVLVHAAAGGVGSLLCQWANSLGATVIGTISTKEKAIQAKEDGCHHVIISKEEDFVARVNEITSGNGVNVVYDSVGKDTFQGSLACLKTRGYMVSFGQSSGPADPVPLSALAAKSLFLTRPSLMQYTATRDELLEAAQEVFANIESGTLRVRVNHTYPLFEAARAHADLESRKTTGSIVLIP; encoded by the exons ATGTTCTTACCAAGAATCAGTTCCCAGTTCAATTGCGagcttcgtcttcttcttccctcgTCCAGACTCTTCCACTGCAACTCCATCGTTTCCCAGCATTTCTTCTACCGAATTCCATCTTCACCGAATTGCTCGTCTGAGACTCATCGCTGCGATTTGAAGCTCGGGGCTGAAAATTTCATAGCGAGGGCAATTTCTTCGCGAGCAGAATCATCGGCGCCAGAAATGGTTAAGGCCATAAGGGTTCATGAAGTTGGTGGCCCTGAG GTTCTTAAATGGGAGGATGTGGATATTGGAGAGCCAAAGGAGGGTGAAGTTCGAGTTAGAAATAAGGCGATTGgtcttaattttattgatgtaTACTTCAGGAAAGGAGATTACAAGGCTGCTACCATGCCCTTTACTCCAG GCATGGAAGCTGCTGGGGTGGTGACCGCTGTCGGCCCTGGAGTAAACGACAGGAAAGTTGGGGATCTTGTTGCTTATGCTGGGAACCCAATGGGCTCATATTCTGAAGAACAAATACTTCCTGCTGATAAAGTTGTTCCAGTTCCTCCCTCAGTTGATCCCATAATTGCAGCATCTGTCATGCTGAAGGGTATGACAGCCCAATTTCTATTACGTCGATGTTACAAG GTTGAACCGGGAAATATTGTCCTCGTTCATGCAGCAGCCGGTGGAGTTGGATCCCTGTTGTGCCAATGGGCTAACAGTCTTGGTGCCACTGTCATTGGTACTATCTCAACCAAAGAGAAGGCAATTCAAGCCAAGGAGGATGGATGCCATCATGTTATTATCTCTAAGGAAGAGGACTTTGTTGCTCGTGTTAATGAGATCACTTCCGGAAATGGAGTTAATGTTGTTTATGACTCTGTAGGAAAGGATACCTTTCAG GGATCATTGGCATGTCTGAAAACTCGTGGCTACATGGTGAGTTTTGGACAATCATCAGGACCAGCAGACCCAGTTCCACTCTCAGCTCTTGCAGCAAAATCTCTGTTCTTAACAAGGCCTTCCCTCATGCAATATACCGCGACCCGAGACGAGCTACTGGAGGCTGCTCAAGAGGTATTTGCAAACATAGAATCTGGCACTTTACGGGTTCGTGTTAATCATACATACCCTTTATTTGAAGCTGCACGGGCGCACGCTGACCTCGAGAGCCGAAAAACAACAGGGTCAATCGTGCTGATACCTTAA
- the LOC111783948 gene encoding U-box domain-containing protein 35-like produces the protein MEGMEEEADLISLPSPSPVVAVAISGKKNSRYIIRWSLEKFLPEGIINFKLIHVTPRITSVPTPNSIFKLYTNVDAVGNSIPVSQVRDDVAAAYRKEIGWQTNEKLLPYTKMFAQRKVQLDVVTLEADDVANAIIEEVTKCSISKLVIGVSSQGFFSRKLNGLSSRISALAPRHCTVYAISKGQLASIRPPNMETNVSIDDASEASSANSYLSYSSSSVTDSSSSLTTSYSDFPSSSPSLPLQRFQALSTINQTLLTTKSSPINADHSRCQSVDIEDQVDGIRSSSYVSDCARTLSRDSSCKSSSMDGQSWVDEASSSGAFSDHVSCESQTDVTFELEKLRIKLRHARGMYAIAQRETIDASRKLNHLNKQRSEDARKLDEIKNREAAAKEFAREERTKREALRREAKYVKERAEREGIYRKEAETKALQDAKEKGKHENALEGPLQQYQHFQWEDIVSATSSFSEDLKLGMGAHGTVYKCSLHHTTVAVKVLHSRDDHKKTQFLQELEILSKIHHPHLLLLLGACPDMNCLVYEYMENGSLEDRLYCRGNTPAIPWYERFRIAWEIASALVFLHSSKPKPIIHRDLKPANILLDRNLVSKIGDVGLSTVFNSDPLMSTAFKNSGPVGTLCYIDPEYQRSGLISPKSDVYAFGMVILQLLTAKPAVALTHVVETAIDNCSLDKVLDIEAGHWPVEETYELARLGLHCAEMQRKDRPDLKDHVLPLLLTLKKVADEARSLASKVPAPIPNHFICPILQDVMNDPCVAADGYTYDRWAIEKWLQENDNSPITKLPLADKNLIPNFSLLSAIVEWNSRKN, from the exons ATGGAGGGGATGGAAGAGGAAGCCGATCTTATTTCACTGCCTTCCCCTTCTCCAGTTGTAGCTGTTGCTATCAGTGGGAAGAAAAACAGTAGATATATAATTAGGTGGTCGTTGGAAAAGTTTCTACCCGAGGGCATCATTAATTTCAAGCTGATACATGTCACCCCGAGGATTACTAGTGTCCCAACTCCAA ATAGCATATTCAAGCTATATACCAATGTTGATGCAGTGGGAAATTCAATTCCAGTTTCACAAGTTCGTGACGATGTCGCTGCAGCTTATAGGAAAGAAATCGGGTGGCAGACGAACGAAAAGCTTCTTCCATACACGAAGATGTTTGCTCAGAGAAAG GTTCAACTTGATGTTGTTACTCTTGAAGCAGATGATGTAGCAAATGCAATCATAGAAGAGGTCACAAAGTGTTCAATTAGCAAGCTTGTGATAGGAGTTTCATCACAGGGTTTTTTCTCAAG GAAACTAAATGGTCTATCCTCAAGAATATCAGCACTTGCACCAAGACATTGTACAGTCTATGCTATTTCAAAAGGACAATTAGCCTCAATCCGGCCGCCTAATATGGAGACAAACGTGAGCATTGATGATGCGAGTGAAGCAAGTTCTGCAAATAGCTACTTGAGCTATTCATCCAGCTCAGTTACTG ATAGCAGTTCGAGCTTAACTACGTCCTACTCTgatttcccttcttcttccccgTCCCTACCGTTACAACGATTTCAAGCTCTTTCAACCATCAACCAGACTCTTCTAACGACGAAATCAAGCCCCATTAATGCTGACCATTCTAGATGTCAATCTGTTGATATTGAGGATCAGGTGGATGGCATTCGTTCTTCTTCCTATGTTTCAGATTGCGCACGAACATTGAGTCGAGACTCTAGCTGTAAAAGTTCGTCGATGGATGGCCAATCTTGGGTTGATGAAGCTTCGTCCTCTGGCGCGTTCAGTGATCATGTTTCATGTGAAAGTCAG ACGGATGTCACCTTTGAGCTTGAAAAGTTGAGAATCAAACTAAGACATGCGAGAGGAATGTACGCAATCGCTCAACGAGAGACGATCGACGCCTCTCGAAAG CTGAACCATCTAAATAAACAACGATCGGAGGACGCTAGGAAGCTCGACGAGATCAAGAACAGAGAGGCGGCTGCCAAAGAATTTGCAAGGGAAGAGAGAACGAAGCGTGAAGCTTTAAGAAGAGAAGCAAAGTACGTAAAAGAACGCGCCGAAAGAGAGGGCATCTATAGGAAGGAAGCAGAGACAAAAGCTCTTCAAGATGccaaagagaaaggaaagcaTGAGAATGCTCTTGAAGGACCTCTGCAGCAATACCAACATTTTCAGTGGGAAGATATTGTTTCTGCAACATCATCTTTCTCAGAGGATCTTAAGCTTGGAATGGGAGCACATGGAACAGTTTATAAGTGCAGTTTACATCATACAACTGTAGCAGTAAAGGTTCTTCATTCTAGAGATGATCACAAAAAGACCCAATTTCTTCAGGAG CTCGAAATCTTGAGCAAAATCCATCATCCTCATCTACTACTCCTCCTCGGTGCATGTCCGGATATGAACTGTCTGGTTTATGAGTACATGGAAAATGGTAGCTTGGAGGATAGGTTATACTGCAGAGGCAATACACCAGCAATTCCATGGTATGAGAGATTCCGAATTGCTTGGGAAATAGCCTCAGCTCTCGTCTTTCTTCACAGCTCAAAACCAAAACCGATAATCCACCGTGATCTTAAGCCAGCAAAC ATATTACTCGACCGAAACCTCGTGAGCAAAATCGGCGACGTCGGTCTATCTACCGTGTTCAACTCAGACCCATTAATGTCTACTGCATTCAAGAACAGTGGACCAGTTGGGACTCTTTGTTACATTGATCCCGAGTACCAACGAAGCGGATTAATCTCGCCGAAGTCGGATGTGTATGCTTTTGGAATGGTGATCTTGCAGTTACTAACTGCAAAACCAGCAGTAGCACTAACCCATGTGGTGGAAACAGCCATTGATAACTGCAGTTTAGATAAGGTTCTGGATATAGAGGCTGGACATTGGCCGGTGGAAGAAACATATGAACTAGCAAGATTAGGACTTCACTGTGCAGAGATGCAACGTAAAGATAGGCCTGACTTGAAGGATCATGTGCTTCCCTTGTTGCTGACACTGAAAAAGGTTGCTGATGAGGCTCGAAGTTTGGCCTCAAAAGTTCCAGCTCCGATTCCTAATCATTTCATCTGTCCAATTCTTCAG GACGTGATGAATGACCCGTGTGTAGCTGCAGATGGGTACACGTACGATCGTTGGGCGATCGAGAAGTGGCTACAAGAGAACGATAACTCACCGATCACGAAGTTGCCGTTGGCAGATAAGAATTTGATACCAAATTTCAGTCTTCTCTCTGCAATTGTTGAGTGGAACTCCAGAAAAAACTGA